The region agattccgttacacattacatattatataatatatacaggtAGAGTTACCATCCGTTCGGATTAATCCGGACATGTTGAAACTTCTAGAGTCTAGTCCGGATTTTgtacagattttatttttaattagatgaagtatagtaataaaactacatattCACTAATATCAAATAAGTCTCTTTACATGAAACGAAATCTAACCGAATTCAACCTAAAAGTCCGGACTTTTATCGAAATATCAGGACTTTCAAGCTTATATGAAGCAtgtaaaaatactatatttattattaataacacctGACTTGCCGGTAGATCACCTGATGACAAATAGAGAAAAAACAAcataatttgaatatgaattcgcaatattatattttccgtCTATACTTgttttttgttggctttaataACTTACAAGTTGCGGTAATTGGATGGGCGTGTAAATGGGAAGAAGAGTAGACGCCTTGGTTATAACATGACTTTAATAAtttgacaatataatatgatgtctTGATACGTGATGTATGAATGACCGTCGCTGAAGCATTGTTGGACACGGAGAGCTGCGCCCGCGCCTGCCCGCGCGCCCCGCGCCTCCCCGCGCTAACCGGTTCAAGACTTGAACAGTCTGCAGGGGCAAGGTTAATGTCTTCAAACTTGATTAAGAGAGAGGAAGGGGACAAATATTGTTGAAAGCCCTTTGCAAGATTCCTCGTTTAGTTTTGATATCGGCAACCCTGTTGACACCGTCTCTACCGGGATGCAGCTTCACAATTCTTCCGAGCTGCCACAAAAGCGGTGGTTGGTTCTTCTCCCTCACGAGCACCATGGCGCCTGGCTTGAGGCTTGATGTTGAAGCTCGCCATTTGGTTCTTTGCTGAAGGAGAGAGATATAATCTTGTGAGAAGCGTGACCAAAAATGTTGTCTGAGGCTCTCAATCCTTTCGTAGCGCTGCAAGCGGCTGATGTTGGCATCGCTAACGCAAGGACGAGGAACAGTCAAAAGTGAGCGCCCAATCAAGAAATGTGCTGAAGTGAGGCAACTGAGGTCCAAAGGATCAGAAGATAGAGGTGTCAAAGGTCGGGAATTTAGGATGGCTTCTATTTGGATAAGACACGTTGACATTTCTTCGTAAGTTAAATGGGTTAATGTAAGGACCCTACGAAGATGATGCTTTACTAATTTTACCATACTTTCCCATATTCCTCCAAAATGCGGGGAATAAGCTGGGATTGTTTTGAATTCTATgcctttattatttatgtttgacataatatcatttaaagaattatttaaaaatgtagaaAGTTCGTTACTAGCTCCAAGAAATGTAGAAGCGTTGTCGGAGGTAATTGATGCTGGTTTACCGCGGCGTGAAACGAATCGATACAGTGCCGAGAGATAGGCATCGGTGGTTAAGTCCGCGACGAGCTCCAGATGTACCTCTTTGactgcaaaacaaacaaaaatacatatataagatTTCGTCAGCTTAGCGCCTCTTCCCTTACGGTCGGCTATCAACACTGGCCCAGCATAATCCACGCCTGTATGTAAAAATGGAAATTCCAAATGTGTCCTATCATGAGGCAAATCGCCCATAATGGGTTGaacatattttgatttaaatctaAAGCATCTAACGCAGCTATGCACGACGCGTTTAGCCAAGTTCCTCCCCCCGAGTGGCCAATATTTTTGTCTTACACAAGACAAAAGAAGTTGAGGTCCGGCATGCATAAGCTCTGTATGCtctttttgaaataaaagtttaGTAATATGATGTTTACTACATAGTAGTATAGGATGCTTAACATCATAAGTGTAAGAAGAGTTTTTGAGGCGACCACCAACTCTTAAGAGATTATGTGGGTCCAAGAAAGGGGACAATGAATTTAATTTGCTGTTTGATGGAATGTTTTTACCTGacttaattaatttgtattccTCAGGAAACATTTCTTGTTGAACggattgtaataaaattgtttctgaATTTGATATCTCAGATGGAGATAAAAAGTTTGTTAACTTACTTTTGGGATTCTTACagttgaaaataaatcttaatatataggCAAATGTTCTTATTAAATGTGTATAGTtggattttttatgaattaaattatgaatgatgttagattgaaaattaattgtatCATTTTTTTGTGTACTTGTAGTGTGTAGGACTAATTCTGTGTTTGAGTTTGTATGCGTATTTGGTATGGTtggaaaattaatattttttgactgCAAAAATTGAGGACCAGACCACCATAAAGTAGCAGAGCTAATACTGTCTGCGGTCACTCCCCGTGAGACTAAATCAGCAGGGTTTTCTTTTGACGGTACGTAGCTCCATCGATGACCAGCTGTGCAGTCTTGTATCTCACCCACTCGAGTACgtacaaacatttttaattgatttggTTGAGTCTTTAGCCATGCTAACACGATTGTAGAGTCAGTCCAAAAAtaagaattatgtattttaagtgTTAAAGAAGATATGACTTTAGTATGAAGTCTAGTGGCAAGAAGTGAACCACACAACTCTAACCGGGGTATTGTTGTTGGTTTCAAGGGCGCCACTTTACTCCTAGAGGTAAGAAGACGAACTTGTATTTTGCCATTCATGTTGACTGCTCTTACATAAACACATGCGCCATATGCACGTTCTGAAGCGTCTGAAAAGGTATGTAGCTCTAATAACAATACATTATTAGTACAAACCCAACGGGGAATGCGAAGCGAGTTAAGTGAAATAAGAGAAGCTACGAAATTTGAAAAACACTTCTGGGTTTCTTTAGAAACTTCGTCATCCCAACCGTATTTCTGAACCCAAAGTTTTTGCATAAGAATTTTAGATTGTACAGTACATGGTCCCAGAAGACCTAAAGGATCAAAAATTTGGCTTATAAGCGATAAAATAATtcgttttgtaattttttttgtatttgtgtttaaattaattttgaataataaattatctttacTGCAATCCCAATGAAGACCAAGTGTCTTGTGTGGTAATGAATTATCCAAATCAAGTGTTTTATCCCTATGATTAACATGCAAATTCTCATTTGGTAATGATTCTAATATCTCAGGGCTATTCGATTGCCACTTTCGTAACTTAAATTGTGCTGACTGTAAAGAATTGATCACCTGTTTACATAGATTTATTACTGACGGAATGGTTtctccgccgctcaaaaaatcGTCGACATAAAAATCTTTTGAAAT is a window of Leptidea sinapis chromosome 26, ilLepSina1.1, whole genome shotgun sequence DNA encoding:
- the LOC126972451 gene encoding uncharacterized protein LOC126972451 isoform X2, with translation MQKLWVQKYGWDDEVSKETQKCFSNFVASLISLNSLRIPRWVCTNNVLLLELHTFSDASERAYGACVYVRAVNMNGKIQVRLLTSRSKVAPLKPTTIPRLELCGSLLATRLHTKVISSLTLKIHNSYFWTDSTIVLAWLKTQPNQLKMFVRTRVGEIQDCTAGHRWSYVPSKENPADLVSRGVTADSISSATLWWSGPQFLQSKNINFPTIPNTHTNSNTELVLHTTSTQKNDTINFQSNIIHNLIHKKSNYTHLIRTFAYILRFIFNCKNPKSKLTNFLSPSEISNSETILLQSVQQEMFPEEYKLIKSGKNIPSNSKLNSLSPFLDPHNLLRVGGRLKNSSYTYDVKHPILLCSKHHITKLLFQKEHTELMHAGPQLLLSCVRQKYWPLGGRNLAKRVVHSCVRCFRFKSKYVQPIMGDLPHDRTHLEFPFLHTGVDYAGPVLIADRKGRGAKLTKSYICIFVCFAVKEVHLELVADLTTDAYLSALYRFVSRRAKNQMASFNIKPQARRHGAREGEEPTTAFVAARKNCEAASR
- the LOC126972451 gene encoding uncharacterized protein LOC126972451 isoform X1, coding for MQKLWVQKYGWDDEVSKETQKCFSNFVASLISLNSLRIPRWVCTNNVLLLELHTFSDASERAYGACVYVRAVNMNGKIQVRLLTSRSKVAPLKPTTIPRLELCGSLLATRLHTKVISSLTLKIHNSYFWTDSTIVLAWLKTQPNQLKMFVRTRVGEIQDCTAGHRWSYVPSKENPADLVSRGVTADSISSATLWWSGPQFLQSKNINFPTIPNTHTNSNTELVLHTTSTQKNDTINFQSNIIHNLIHKKSNYTHLIRTFAYILRFIFNCKNPKSKLTNFLSPSEISNSETILLQSVQQEMFPEEYKLIKSGKNIPSNSKLNSLSPFLDPHNLLRVGGRLKNSSYTYDVKHPILLCSKHHITKLLFQKEHTELMHAGPQLLLSCVRQKYWPLGGRNLAKRVVHSCVRCFRFKSKYVQPIMGDLPHDRTHLEFPFLHTGVDYAGPVLIADRKGRGAKLTKSYICIFVCFAVKEVHLELVADLTTDAYLSALYRFVSRRGKPASITSDNASTFLGATKNQMASFNIKPQARRHGAREGEEPTTAFVAARKNCEAASR